A region from the Alnus glutinosa chromosome 5, dhAlnGlut1.1, whole genome shotgun sequence genome encodes:
- the LOC133869398 gene encoding cysteine-rich receptor-like protein kinase 25 isoform X1, with the protein MSPYMILVILSLLSFLSLTSAQVPNYRYDFCSNGTAMTFTPNSTYQFNLNHLLSSLSSNATRESGFYNATAGQSPATTIYGLFLCRGDLTTNACQDCVATATTEIVQQYCPLGKVAMIWYDECMLRYSNRSIFSTMEEEPSKYLWNMRDITEPNRFRKLVEATLNDSVPRAANASSGDKKFAVKEASFTELQTLYSLVQCTPDISSSDCNTCLRRAMANLPMCCDGKQGGRVLYPSCNLRYETYQFYQIQSVPTPSPAPSPTQTPMLLPPPAPGHEVTRPKGKSASIKTITIVASIAVSLVLCTMIYYLLRRRARKKYNALRAENATNGITTIELLQFDLATIEAATNHFSDDNKLGEGGFGAVYKGILSNGEVAVKRLSKRSGQGAGEFKNEVVVVAKLQHRNLVSLLGFCLEREEKILVYEFVQNKSLDYFLYDLERQRQLDWPIRYKIIKGVARGITYLHEDSRLRIIHRDLKASNILLDGDMNPKVSDFGMAKIFEIDQSRGNTFKIAGTFGYMAPEYARHGLFSVKSDVYSFGVLILEIISGKKISSFNQSDGTARHLLSYAWKLWRDGTPLDLLDPTLGESYSRDEVIKCLHIGLLSVQNDPVDRPTIETIGLMLNSYSVPLPPPQQPAYFSSSVAEPNVQSNETDSDQCKIKSLPCSVDEASITQVYPR; encoded by the exons ATGTCTCCATATATGATCCTTGTAATTCTTTCCTTGCTCAGCTTCCTTAGCCTTACCAGTGCACAAGTCCCAAATTACCGCTACGATTTCTGCTCGAATGGAACGGCCATGACTTTCACCCCTAACAGCACCTACCAGTTTAACCTGAACCACCTCCTCTCTTCCCTTTCCTCCAATGCCACGCGTGAAAGTGGTTTCTACAACGCCACTGCCGGCCAAAGCCCCGCGACAACAATTTACGGCCTCTTCCTCTGCCGTGGTGACCTCACCACGAATGCTTGCCAAGACTGCGTGGCAACTGCAACCACAGAGATTGTTCAGCAGTACTGCCCTCTAGGAAAAGTGGCCATGATATGGTATGATGAATGCATGCTACGCTACTCAAACCGGTCGATCTTTTCCACCATGGAAGAGGAGCCCAGCAAATATCTGTGGAATATGAGGGATATAACAGAGCCAAATCGCTTCCGGAAGCTGGTCGAAGCCACGTTGAATGACTCGGTGCCTCGGGCTGCAAATGCTTCATCCGGTGATAAAAAGTTTGCCGTTAAAGAAGCCAGTTTTACAGAATTGCAAACTCTGTACAGCCTTGTCCAGTGCACCCCTGACATATCCAGCTCTGATTGCAATACGTGTCTTCGGAGAGCCATGGCAAACCTACCGATGTGTTGCGATGGAAAGCAAGGGGGTAGAGTTCTGTATCCAAGTTGTAATCTTAGGTACGAAACGTACCAGTTTTACCAGATACAATCCGTCCCCACACCGTCACCGGCACCGTCACCAACACAAACACCAATGCTTCTTCCTCCTCCAGCTCCAGGTCATGAGGTCACCAGACCCAAAG GAAAAAGTGCTTCAATAAAAACTATCACCATCGTTGCCTCAATTGCTGTCTCTCTTGTGCTATGCACTATGATCTACTACTTGCTAAGACGAAGAGCAAGAAAGAAGTACAATGCTCTACGGGCAGAAAATG CTACTAATGGTATTACTACTATAGAGTTATTGCAATTTGATCTTGCTACAATTGAAGCTGCCACCAACCACTTCTCAGATGATAACAAGCTAGGTGAAGGTGGATTTGGTGCGGTTTACAAG GGGATACTTTCTAATGGAGAAGTAGCAGTAAAGAGGTTATCAAAAAGGTCTGGACAAGGAGCaggagaatttaaaaatgaggttGTAGTGGTTGCCAAACTTCAACATAGAAATCTTGTAAGCTTATTGGGATTTTGCTtggaaagagaggaaaagataCTTGTCTACGAATTTGTGCAAAACAAAAGTCTCGACTACTTTCTATATG ACCTTGAAAGACAAAGACAATTGGATTGGCCAATACGttacaaaattattaaaggGGTTGCTCGAGGGATTACTtatcttcatgaagattctCGGCTTAGAATTATACATCGTGATCTTAAAGCTAGTAATATTTTGTTAGATGGGGATATGAATCCAAAAGTTTCAGACTTTGGTATGGCaaagatttttgaaattgatCAATCTCGAGGAAACACTTTCAAGATTGCTGGCACATT TGGTTACATGGCTCCAGAGTATGCCAGGCATGGACTATTCTCTGTAAAGTCGGATGTATATAGTTTTGGTGTACTTATTCTTGAGATTATAAGTGGAAAGAAGATAAGTTCTTTCAATCAATCAGATGGTACTGCTAGACACCTTTTGAGCTAT GCATGGAAACTTTGGAGGGATGGAACACCCTTGGATTTGTTAGATCCAACATTGGGAGAATCTTACTCGAGAGATGAAGTCATTAAATGTCTCCATATTGGCTTACTAAGTGTACAGAATGATCCGGTTGATAGGCCAACAATAGAAACCATAGGTCTCATGCTAAACAGTTACTCGGTTCCTCTACCGCCACCTCAACAACCTGCATATTTCTCTAGCAGTGTAGCAGAGCCAAACGTGCAGTCAAATGAGACTGATTCAGATCAATGTAAAATCAAATCACTGCCCTGTTCTGTCGATGAAGCATCTATTACTCAAGTATACCCTCGGTAG
- the LOC133869398 gene encoding cysteine-rich receptor-like protein kinase 5 isoform X2 gives MCLRGAMTNLPKCCDVKQTSRGGRVLYPSCNLRYETYPFYQIQSESVPTPSLTPTPMLLPPAPGWVTRQKGKSASIKTITIVASIAVSLVLCTMIYYLLRRRARKKYNALRAENATNGITTIELLQFDLATIEAATNHFSDDNKLGEGGFGAVYKGILSNGEVAVKRLSKRSGQGAGEFKNEVVVVAKLQHRNLVSLLGFCLEREEKILVYEFVQNKSLDYFLYDLERQRQLDWPIRYKIIKGVARGITYLHEDSRLRIIHRDLKASNILLDGDMNPKVSDFGMAKIFEIDQSRGNTFKIAGTFGYMAPEYARHGLFSVKSDVYSFGVLILEIISGKKISSFNQSDGTARHLLSYAWKLWRDGTPLDLLDPTLGESYSRDEVIKCLHIGLLSVQNDPVDRPTIETIGLMLNSYSVPLPPPQQPAYFSSSVAEPNVQSNETDSDQCKIKSLPCSVDEASITQVYPR, from the exons ATGTGTCTTCGAGGAGCCATGACAAACCTACCTAAGTGTTGTGATGTAAAGCAAACGAGTAGAGGGGGTAGAGTTCTGTATCCAAGTTGTAATCTTCGGTACGAAACTTACCCGTTTTACCAGATACAATCCGAATCCGTCCCCACACCGTCATTGACACCAACACCAATGCTTCTTCCTCCAGCACCAGGTTGGGTCACGAGACAAAAAG GAAAAAGTGCTTCAATAAAAACTATCACCATCGTTGCCTCAATTGCTGTCTCTCTTGTGCTATGCACTATGATCTACTACTTGCTAAGACGAAGAGCAAGAAAGAAGTACAATGCTCTACGGGCAGAAAATG CTACTAATGGTATTACTACTATAGAGTTATTGCAATTTGATCTTGCTACAATTGAAGCTGCCACCAACCACTTCTCAGATGATAACAAGCTAGGTGAAGGTGGATTTGGTGCGGTTTACAAG GGGATACTTTCTAATGGAGAAGTAGCAGTAAAGAGGTTATCAAAAAGGTCTGGACAAGGAGCaggagaatttaaaaatgaggttGTAGTGGTTGCCAAACTTCAACATAGAAATCTTGTAAGCTTATTGGGATTTTGCTtggaaagagaggaaaagataCTTGTCTACGAATTTGTGCAAAACAAAAGTCTCGACTACTTTCTATATG ACCTTGAAAGACAAAGACAATTGGATTGGCCAATACGttacaaaattattaaaggGGTTGCTCGAGGGATTACTtatcttcatgaagattctCGGCTTAGAATTATACATCGTGATCTTAAAGCTAGTAATATTTTGTTAGATGGGGATATGAATCCAAAAGTTTCAGACTTTGGTATGGCaaagatttttgaaattgatCAATCTCGAGGAAACACTTTCAAGATTGCTGGCACATT TGGTTACATGGCTCCAGAGTATGCCAGGCATGGACTATTCTCTGTAAAGTCGGATGTATATAGTTTTGGTGTACTTATTCTTGAGATTATAAGTGGAAAGAAGATAAGTTCTTTCAATCAATCAGATGGTACTGCTAGACACCTTTTGAGCTAT GCATGGAAACTTTGGAGGGATGGAACACCCTTGGATTTGTTAGATCCAACATTGGGAGAATCTTACTCGAGAGATGAAGTCATTAAATGTCTCCATATTGGCTTACTAAGTGTACAGAATGATCCGGTTGATAGGCCAACAATAGAAACCATAGGTCTCATGCTAAACAGTTACTCGGTTCCTCTACCGCCACCTCAACAACCTGCATATTTCTCTAGCAGTGTAGCAGAGCCAAACGTGCAGTCAAATGAGACTGATTCAGATCAATGTAAAATCAAATCACTGCCCTGTTCTGTCGATGAAGCATCTATTACTCAAGTATACCCTCGGTAG